A portion of the Cololabis saira isolate AMF1-May2022 chromosome 17, fColSai1.1, whole genome shotgun sequence genome contains these proteins:
- the ctbp2a gene encoding C-terminal-binding protein 2a isoform X7, translated as MALVDKHKVKRQRLDRICEGIRPQIMNGPMHPRPLVALLDGRDCTVEMPILKDLATVAFCDAQSTQEIHEKVLNEAVGAMMYHTITLTREDLEKFKALRIIIRIGSGYDNIDIKAAGELGIAVCNIPSAAVEETADSTLCHILNLYRRNTWLYQALREGTRVQSVEQIREVASGAARIRGETLGLIGFGRAGQAVAMRAKAFGFNVIFYDPYLQDGLERSLGVQRVYTLQDLLYQSDCVSLHCNLNEHNHHLINDFTIKQMRQGAFLVNSARGGLVDEKALAQALKEGRIRGAALDVHESEPFSFSQGPLKDAPNLICTPHTAWYSEQASLEMREAAATEIRRAITGRIPDSLRNCVNKEFFVTSTPWGMMEQQQPQVHPEINGAAYSRVNQTMVQTIATGGMQDKLYT; from the exons GTATTCGGCCCCAGATTATGAACGGGCCTATGCACCCGCGCCCCCTGGTGGCGCTGCTGGATGGGCGAGACTGCACCGTGGAGATGCCCATCCTCAAGGATCTCGCCACCGTGGCTTTCTGTGACGCCCAGTCCACACAGGAGATACATGAAAAG GTGCTGAACGAGGCCGTGGGGGCCATGATGTACCACACCATCACCCTGACCAGAGAGGACTTGGAGAAGTTCAAGGCGCTGCGCATCATCATCCGCATCGGCAGCGGCTACGACAACATTGACATCaaggctgccggggagctgg GCATTGCGGTGTGTAACATTCCCTCAGCAGCAGTGGAGGAAACGGCAGACTCAACGCTTTGTCACATCCTCAACTTGTACCGGCGAAATACCTGGCTGTACCAGGCTCTCCGGGAGGGCACGCGGGTCCAGAGCGTGGAGCAGATCCGGGAAGTCGCGTCCGGGGCGGCGAGGATCCGAGGAGAGACACTCGGCCTCATTGGATTTG GCCGCGCGGGTCAGGCGGTGGCCATGCGGGCCAAGGCGTTCGGCTTCAACGTGATCTTCTACGACCCGTACCTGCAGGACGGCTTGGAGCGCTCGCTGGGAGTCCAGCGGGTGTACACGCTGCAGGACCTGCTCTACCAAAGCGACTGCGTCTCCCTACATTGCAACCTGAACGAACACAACCACCACCTCATCAACGACTTCACCATCAAACAG ATGCGTCAAGGGGCTTTCCTGGTCAACTCTGCACGGGGAGGTCTGGTGGATGAGAAAGCGTTGGCTCAGGCGCTTAAAGAAGGCAGAATACGTGGCGCTGCCTTAGACGTCCACGAGTCAGAGCCTTTCAG TTTCTCCCAAGGTCCCCTCAAAGATGCCCCCAACTTGATCTGCACCCCCCACACAGCCTGGTACAGTGAGCAGGCGTCGCTGGAGATGAGAGAAGCCGCCGCCACAGAAATTCGCAGAGCCATTACTG GCCGTATACCAGACAGTCTGCGAAACTGTGTCAACAAAGAGTTTTTTGTTACCTCGACACCCTGGGGGAtgatggagcagcagcagcctcaaGTTCACCCTGAAATCAACGGTGCCGCCTACAG CCGAGTGAACCAAACCATGGTACAGACCATAGCAACCGGGGGAATGCAGGACAAATTATATACCTAA
- the ctbp2a gene encoding C-terminal-binding protein 2a isoform X5 codes for MWRPHFPGIRPQIMNGPMHPRPLVALLDGRDCTVEMPILKDLATVAFCDAQSTQEIHEKVLNEAVGAMMYHTITLTREDLEKFKALRIIIRIGSGYDNIDIKAAGELGIAVCNIPSAAVEETADSTLCHILNLYRRNTWLYQALREGTRVQSVEQIREVASGAARIRGETLGLIGFGRAGQAVAMRAKAFGFNVIFYDPYLQDGLERSLGVQRVYTLQDLLYQSDCVSLHCNLNEHNHHLINDFTIKQMRQGAFLVNSARGGLVDEKALAQALKEGRIRGAALDVHESEPFSFSQGPLKDAPNLICTPHTAWYSEQASLEMREAAATEIRRAITGRIPDSLRNCVNKEFFVTSTPWGMMEQQQPQVHPEINGAAYRFPPGVMGVAPGGIPGPMEGLVPGGVPITHTLPPGTHPSQATSPNQPSKHGDPMREHMTEP; via the exons ATGTGGAGACCACATTTCCCAG GTATTCGGCCCCAGATTATGAACGGGCCTATGCACCCGCGCCCCCTGGTGGCGCTGCTGGATGGGCGAGACTGCACCGTGGAGATGCCCATCCTCAAGGATCTCGCCACCGTGGCTTTCTGTGACGCCCAGTCCACACAGGAGATACATGAAAAG GTGCTGAACGAGGCCGTGGGGGCCATGATGTACCACACCATCACCCTGACCAGAGAGGACTTGGAGAAGTTCAAGGCGCTGCGCATCATCATCCGCATCGGCAGCGGCTACGACAACATTGACATCaaggctgccggggagctgg GCATTGCGGTGTGTAACATTCCCTCAGCAGCAGTGGAGGAAACGGCAGACTCAACGCTTTGTCACATCCTCAACTTGTACCGGCGAAATACCTGGCTGTACCAGGCTCTCCGGGAGGGCACGCGGGTCCAGAGCGTGGAGCAGATCCGGGAAGTCGCGTCCGGGGCGGCGAGGATCCGAGGAGAGACACTCGGCCTCATTGGATTTG GCCGCGCGGGTCAGGCGGTGGCCATGCGGGCCAAGGCGTTCGGCTTCAACGTGATCTTCTACGACCCGTACCTGCAGGACGGCTTGGAGCGCTCGCTGGGAGTCCAGCGGGTGTACACGCTGCAGGACCTGCTCTACCAAAGCGACTGCGTCTCCCTACATTGCAACCTGAACGAACACAACCACCACCTCATCAACGACTTCACCATCAAACAG ATGCGTCAAGGGGCTTTCCTGGTCAACTCTGCACGGGGAGGTCTGGTGGATGAGAAAGCGTTGGCTCAGGCGCTTAAAGAAGGCAGAATACGTGGCGCTGCCTTAGACGTCCACGAGTCAGAGCCTTTCAG TTTCTCCCAAGGTCCCCTCAAAGATGCCCCCAACTTGATCTGCACCCCCCACACAGCCTGGTACAGTGAGCAGGCGTCGCTGGAGATGAGAGAAGCCGCCGCCACAGAAATTCGCAGAGCCATTACTG GCCGTATACCAGACAGTCTGCGAAACTGTGTCAACAAAGAGTTTTTTGTTACCTCGACACCCTGGGGGAtgatggagcagcagcagcctcaaGTTCACCCTGAAATCAACGGTGCCGCCTACAG ATTCCCCCCTGGCGTGATGGGCGTCGCCCCTGGTGGGATCCCCGGACCGATGGAGGGGTTGGTGCCCGGGGGGGTGCCCATCACCCACACCCTGCCCCCGGGCACCCACCCGTCACAGGCCACCTCCCCGAACCAgccctccaaacacggcgaccCCATGAGAGAGCACATGACTGAGCCGTAG
- the ctbp2a gene encoding C-terminal-binding protein 2a isoform X6: protein MNGPMHPRPLVALLDGRDCTVEMPILKDLATVAFCDAQSTQEIHEKVLNEAVGAMMYHTITLTREDLEKFKALRIIIRIGSGYDNIDIKAAGELGIAVCNIPSAAVEETADSTLCHILNLYRRNTWLYQALREGTRVQSVEQIREVASGAARIRGETLGLIGFGRAGQAVAMRAKAFGFNVIFYDPYLQDGLERSLGVQRVYTLQDLLYQSDCVSLHCNLNEHNHHLINDFTIKQMRQGAFLVNSARGGLVDEKALAQALKEGRIRGAALDVHESEPFSFSQGPLKDAPNLICTPHTAWYSEQASLEMREAAATEIRRAITGRIPDSLRNCVNKEFFVTSTPWGMMEQQQPQVHPEINGAAYRFPPGVMGVAPGGIPGPMEGLVPGGVPITHTLPPGTHPSQATSPNQPSKHGDPMREHMTEP, encoded by the exons ATGAACGGGCCTATGCACCCGCGCCCCCTGGTGGCGCTGCTGGATGGGCGAGACTGCACCGTGGAGATGCCCATCCTCAAGGATCTCGCCACCGTGGCTTTCTGTGACGCCCAGTCCACACAGGAGATACATGAAAAG GTGCTGAACGAGGCCGTGGGGGCCATGATGTACCACACCATCACCCTGACCAGAGAGGACTTGGAGAAGTTCAAGGCGCTGCGCATCATCATCCGCATCGGCAGCGGCTACGACAACATTGACATCaaggctgccggggagctgg GCATTGCGGTGTGTAACATTCCCTCAGCAGCAGTGGAGGAAACGGCAGACTCAACGCTTTGTCACATCCTCAACTTGTACCGGCGAAATACCTGGCTGTACCAGGCTCTCCGGGAGGGCACGCGGGTCCAGAGCGTGGAGCAGATCCGGGAAGTCGCGTCCGGGGCGGCGAGGATCCGAGGAGAGACACTCGGCCTCATTGGATTTG GCCGCGCGGGTCAGGCGGTGGCCATGCGGGCCAAGGCGTTCGGCTTCAACGTGATCTTCTACGACCCGTACCTGCAGGACGGCTTGGAGCGCTCGCTGGGAGTCCAGCGGGTGTACACGCTGCAGGACCTGCTCTACCAAAGCGACTGCGTCTCCCTACATTGCAACCTGAACGAACACAACCACCACCTCATCAACGACTTCACCATCAAACAG ATGCGTCAAGGGGCTTTCCTGGTCAACTCTGCACGGGGAGGTCTGGTGGATGAGAAAGCGTTGGCTCAGGCGCTTAAAGAAGGCAGAATACGTGGCGCTGCCTTAGACGTCCACGAGTCAGAGCCTTTCAG TTTCTCCCAAGGTCCCCTCAAAGATGCCCCCAACTTGATCTGCACCCCCCACACAGCCTGGTACAGTGAGCAGGCGTCGCTGGAGATGAGAGAAGCCGCCGCCACAGAAATTCGCAGAGCCATTACTG GCCGTATACCAGACAGTCTGCGAAACTGTGTCAACAAAGAGTTTTTTGTTACCTCGACACCCTGGGGGAtgatggagcagcagcagcctcaaGTTCACCCTGAAATCAACGGTGCCGCCTACAG ATTCCCCCCTGGCGTGATGGGCGTCGCCCCTGGTGGGATCCCCGGACCGATGGAGGGGTTGGTGCCCGGGGGGGTGCCCATCACCCACACCCTGCCCCCGGGCACCCACCCGTCACAGGCCACCTCCCCGAACCAgccctccaaacacggcgaccCCATGAGAGAGCACATGACTGAGCCGTAG
- the ctbp2a gene encoding C-terminal-binding protein 2a isoform X4 yields MALVDKHKVKRQRLDRICEGIRPQIMNGPMHPRPLVALLDGRDCTVEMPILKDLATVAFCDAQSTQEIHEKVLNEAVGAMMYHTITLTREDLEKFKALRIIIRIGSGYDNIDIKAAGELGIAVCNIPSAAVEETADSTLCHILNLYRRNTWLYQALREGTRVQSVEQIREVASGAARIRGETLGLIGFGRAGQAVAMRAKAFGFNVIFYDPYLQDGLERSLGVQRVYTLQDLLYQSDCVSLHCNLNEHNHHLINDFTIKQMRQGAFLVNSARGGLVDEKALAQALKEGRIRGAALDVHESEPFSFSQGPLKDAPNLICTPHTAWYSEQASLEMREAAATEIRRAITGRIPDSLRNCVNKEFFVTSTPWGMMEQQQPQVHPEINGAAYRFPPGVMGVAPGGIPGPMEGLVPGGVPITHTLPPGTHPSQATSPNQPSKHGDPMREHMTEP; encoded by the exons GTATTCGGCCCCAGATTATGAACGGGCCTATGCACCCGCGCCCCCTGGTGGCGCTGCTGGATGGGCGAGACTGCACCGTGGAGATGCCCATCCTCAAGGATCTCGCCACCGTGGCTTTCTGTGACGCCCAGTCCACACAGGAGATACATGAAAAG GTGCTGAACGAGGCCGTGGGGGCCATGATGTACCACACCATCACCCTGACCAGAGAGGACTTGGAGAAGTTCAAGGCGCTGCGCATCATCATCCGCATCGGCAGCGGCTACGACAACATTGACATCaaggctgccggggagctgg GCATTGCGGTGTGTAACATTCCCTCAGCAGCAGTGGAGGAAACGGCAGACTCAACGCTTTGTCACATCCTCAACTTGTACCGGCGAAATACCTGGCTGTACCAGGCTCTCCGGGAGGGCACGCGGGTCCAGAGCGTGGAGCAGATCCGGGAAGTCGCGTCCGGGGCGGCGAGGATCCGAGGAGAGACACTCGGCCTCATTGGATTTG GCCGCGCGGGTCAGGCGGTGGCCATGCGGGCCAAGGCGTTCGGCTTCAACGTGATCTTCTACGACCCGTACCTGCAGGACGGCTTGGAGCGCTCGCTGGGAGTCCAGCGGGTGTACACGCTGCAGGACCTGCTCTACCAAAGCGACTGCGTCTCCCTACATTGCAACCTGAACGAACACAACCACCACCTCATCAACGACTTCACCATCAAACAG ATGCGTCAAGGGGCTTTCCTGGTCAACTCTGCACGGGGAGGTCTGGTGGATGAGAAAGCGTTGGCTCAGGCGCTTAAAGAAGGCAGAATACGTGGCGCTGCCTTAGACGTCCACGAGTCAGAGCCTTTCAG TTTCTCCCAAGGTCCCCTCAAAGATGCCCCCAACTTGATCTGCACCCCCCACACAGCCTGGTACAGTGAGCAGGCGTCGCTGGAGATGAGAGAAGCCGCCGCCACAGAAATTCGCAGAGCCATTACTG GCCGTATACCAGACAGTCTGCGAAACTGTGTCAACAAAGAGTTTTTTGTTACCTCGACACCCTGGGGGAtgatggagcagcagcagcctcaaGTTCACCCTGAAATCAACGGTGCCGCCTACAG ATTCCCCCCTGGCGTGATGGGCGTCGCCCCTGGTGGGATCCCCGGACCGATGGAGGGGTTGGTGCCCGGGGGGGTGCCCATCACCCACACCCTGCCCCCGGGCACCCACCCGTCACAGGCCACCTCCCCGAACCAgccctccaaacacggcgaccCCATGAGAGAGCACATGACTGAGCCGTAG